The DNA sequence GCCGGGGTAGAAGCTGAAGCCCGAGGCGATCCCCATGGTGCCGGCGCGCTTGCCCTTGTACAGGGCGCCGTGGGCCTGGCAGGCGTCCTCGATGACGGGCAGGTCGCCGGCCACGGCCCGGATCTCGTCCATCGGCGCCAAGTGCCCGAAGAGGTGCACCGGCATGATGGCCTTGGTGCGCCGCGTGATCGCGCGCTCGAGCTTTTCGGGGTCCATCATCCAGGTCACGGGGTCGACGTCCACGAACACCGGCGTCGCGCCGGTGTAGACGATCGCCTCGACGGTGGCGATGAAGGTGTTCGGGACGGTGATGACCTCGTCCCCCGCGCCGATGCCCAGGGCCCGCAGGACCAGGTGCAGGGCCTGGGTGCCGGAGTCCACGCCGATGGCGTGCGGCGCGCCGCAGAAGGCGGCGAAGTGCTTTTCGAAGCGTTCGAGACGGTCCCCGAGGATGAATGCCGTGTTGTCGACCACGTCGGCGATCGCCGCGTCGATGTCGCGCCGGATCGGGGCGACCTGGGCCTTGAGGTCGAGGTACGGAATGGGCGTCGGGGTCGTCATGTGGGGCTCCTTGAGGTTGACCGCGTCCGGGACGCGTCACGCACCGGTTGCGAATCCATGGACTTGAACCACGGATGTTAATCATATCACATTATGTGTCCCGCAACCAGCGCCGATAAGATAATCAGCGGACGCGTGTTCTCCTAGCAAGATCCTGCCGGTTCCCGCCGGAGAAAGACCTTGCATGGGCGGCAGATGCGGGTTATTTCCCGGTGGTTGCGAGCCCGCCGCCCGGTCCTTGGCAAGGATGATGCCGCGGCGTGGTTCCACGTTGCTTTCCGCGCCCCTTGCTCCTAAGATCGGGCGCCAAGTCTGAGGAAACGACCGCGTGAAATGAGAGGAGCTTCTTCATGACAACAGGCCTGAAGATCAAGCCTGCGGACGGGAAACTCGGGATCCTGACGCCAGGCATGGGGGCCGTGTCATCGACCTTCATGGCCGGCGTCATCGCGTCGCGCCGGGGCATCCGGCTGCCCATCGGCAGCATCACCCAGATGGGCCACATCCGCCTGGGCAAGCGCACCGACAACCGTCAGCCCATGGTCAAGGATTTCGTGCCGCTGGCCGGCCTGGACGACATCGTCTTCGGCGGCTGGGACATCTTCGAGGATTCGATCTACGAGGCCGCCGTCAAGGCCGGCGTGCTGCCGATGGACCTGCTCAACGAGCTGAAGGACGAGCTGGACGCCATCCGCCCCATGCCCGCGGTGTTCGATAATTTCTACGTCAAGAAGCTGCACGGCACCCACGTGAAGAAGGGCGCCACCAAGATGGACTTCGCCGAGCAGCTCATGGCCGACATGAAGGCCTTCCAGAAGGACAACGGCTGCTCGCGCCTGGTCATGGTCTGGTGCGGCTCGACGGAGATCTTCCTGAAGCCCTCGGACGTCCACCAGACGCTCGAGTCCTTCGAGGCCGGCCTGCGCAGCAACCACCCCGACATCGCCCCGAGCATGATCTACGCGTACGCCGCGATCAAGATGGGCATCCCCTACGCCAACGGCGCGCCCAACCTCAGCGCGGACATCCCCGCCCTCGAGGCGCTGTCCAAGCAGACCGGCTCCCCGACCTGCGGCAAGGACTTCAAGACGGGCCAGACCCTGATCAAGACCGTCCTGGCCCCGGCCTTCAAGGCCCGGCTGCTGGGCGTCAGCGGCTGGTTCTCGACCAATATCCTGGGCAACCGCGACGGCGAGGTCCTGGACGATCCCGGCAGCTTCAAGACCAAGGAAGAGTCCAAGCTCAGCGTGCTGGACACCATCCTGCAGCCCGAGCTGTACCCGGACCTCTACGGCAACCTCTTCCACAAGGTGCGGATCAACTACTACCCGCCCCGCGGCGACAACAAAGAGGGCTGGGACAACATCGACATCTTCGGCTGGATGGGCCTGCCCATGCAGATCAAGGTCGACTTCCTCTGCCGCGACTCGATCCTGGCCGCGCCGATCGTGCTGGACCTCGCCCTGTTCCTCGACCTGTCCAAGCGGGCCGGCCTCGGCGGGATCCAGGAGTGGCTGTCGTTCTACCTGAAGAGCCCGGTCACGCCGCAGGGCCTCTACCCCGAGCACGACCTCTTCATCCAGCAGAAGAAGATGAAGAACACGCTGCGCTGGATGATGGGCGAGGAGCTCGTCACCCACCTCGGGCGCGAGTACTACGACGACCTGTCGCAGGACGACCGCTGATCGCAACGTCCGACGACGACGACCAC is a window from the bacterium genome containing:
- a CDS encoding DegT/DnrJ/EryC1/StrS family aminotransferase, whose protein sequence is MTTPTPIPYLDLKAQVAPIRRDIDAAIADVVDNTAFILGDRLERFEKHFAAFCGAPHAIGVDSGTQALHLVLRALGIGAGDEVITVPNTFIATVEAIVYTGATPVFVDVDPVTWMMDPEKLERAITRRTKAIMPVHLFGHLAPMDEIRAVAGDLPVIEDACQAHGALYKGKRAGTMGIASGFSFYPG
- a CDS encoding inositol-3-phosphate synthase; this encodes MTTGLKIKPADGKLGILTPGMGAVSSTFMAGVIASRRGIRLPIGSITQMGHIRLGKRTDNRQPMVKDFVPLAGLDDIVFGGWDIFEDSIYEAAVKAGVLPMDLLNELKDELDAIRPMPAVFDNFYVKKLHGTHVKKGATKMDFAEQLMADMKAFQKDNGCSRLVMVWCGSTEIFLKPSDVHQTLESFEAGLRSNHPDIAPSMIYAYAAIKMGIPYANGAPNLSADIPALEALSKQTGSPTCGKDFKTGQTLIKTVLAPAFKARLLGVSGWFSTNILGNRDGEVLDDPGSFKTKEESKLSVLDTILQPELYPDLYGNLFHKVRINYYPPRGDNKEGWDNIDIFGWMGLPMQIKVDFLCRDSILAAPIVLDLALFLDLSKRAGLGGIQEWLSFYLKSPVTPQGLYPEHDLFIQQKKMKNTLRWMMGEELVTHLGREYYDDLSQDDR